A single window of Actinoallomurus bryophytorum DNA harbors:
- a CDS encoding FhaA domain-containing protein codes for MGVLQRFERRLEGMVEGAFARAFKSELQPVEVASAIQREMDERAAIVAQGRTLVPNDFVVEISHPDGERLAVYADSLSQELANLAREHAKEQGYSFVGPVRVRFENADDLRTGMFRIRSGVIRGSTVEGGEIRQPMSDMPPPSRGFSGGRPRLLVSTEGQESHMYDLTTPVTLLGRGTDCDLRLVDPGVSRHHAEIRVEGPEVVAVDLGSTNGTFVNGQPIRRVTLRDGARVTLGRTTLVFRRDRE; via the coding sequence GTGGGTGTCCTACAGCGCTTCGAGCGCCGGCTCGAAGGCATGGTGGAGGGTGCCTTCGCTCGGGCTTTCAAGTCGGAGCTGCAACCAGTGGAGGTCGCCAGCGCCATCCAGCGTGAGATGGACGAGCGCGCCGCCATCGTTGCGCAGGGTCGCACGCTGGTCCCCAATGACTTCGTCGTCGAGATCTCGCATCCCGACGGCGAGCGGCTCGCGGTCTATGCCGACAGCCTGAGCCAAGAGCTCGCCAACCTCGCACGTGAGCACGCGAAGGAGCAGGGATATTCCTTCGTGGGACCGGTACGCGTGCGGTTCGAGAACGCCGACGACCTGCGTACCGGCATGTTCCGGATTCGCTCCGGCGTCATTCGTGGCTCGACGGTCGAGGGCGGTGAGATCCGCCAGCCGATGAGCGACATGCCGCCCCCGTCGCGTGGGTTCTCGGGTGGGCGGCCGCGCCTGCTCGTCAGCACCGAGGGCCAAGAGAGCCACATGTACGACCTGACCACACCGGTGACTCTGCTGGGCCGTGGCACCGATTGTGATCTTCGGCTTGTCGATCCGGGAGTTTCCCGGCACCATGCCGAGATCAGGGTCGAAGGTCCGGAGGTGGTCGCGGTCGATTTGGGCTCGACCAACGGCACTTTCGTCAATGGCCAGCCGATTCGACGCGTGACGCTGCGCGACGGCGCTCGTGTCACTCTCGGCCGTACAACCCTCGTGTTCCGTCGCGACAGGGAGTAG